Part of the Cryptococcus neoformans var. grubii H99 chromosome 2, complete sequence genome is shown below.
CTGTGCACGACGAAGTCCGCTATCTcgcgaaggaagaagaccgCTATCGGACAGCTCTTGCTCTACAAATTGCAAACGCTTGGACCAGAGCGTTATTCTGCTTCAACTTGGGGATCGATGATATGCCGCAGGgcatcaccttcttctcggcaGTCGACATTGATCATGTGTTGAGAAAGGAGGTTTTCCTTACATGTGAGACACCCAGCCATCCAAAGGTCATCCCTGCTGGCGAATCACTTGATATCATCTCACTTCTTGAGAAGATTCCGCGAGGGGACCTCGGTACCCCTGTTCCCGACGATCTTCAGCCACCGACTGACATCAAACCCCCAGTTGCTCTATTCCCTAACATTCAATCCGCTCAACATCGTCAGTTTCTCCAGGCACAGGCCAGTAAAGGAGGTATGGGGGCGAAGAAATGGCTGGATAACTTGCCGCCGGTGCAATATATCGATGAAGTgaatgaaggaaatgagaaGCCTTATCAAAAGAGCCACAAGAAAGCTGTTCTGTCTTCTAGCAAGAAGTTTCAATGATAGAAGAACATCTATATTGCTATTATCTGATTCAGATGTATGTGAAATTATTTGGATCCGGTAGTTGAGAGACAATGGCGAGATGTGGTCTCCTTTGCACATGAAATTTCACCTTCCGGACAAGCGAGCTGGCAAATTCACCAGGTGTTCTAACGTTATATACAGGACTCGCTATGGATCTGGAAAAGGCCAAGAGTCGAAATTATAACGAGTGTCTTTGCTAAATGATACTCATCGCCGCCCACTACAGCCTTCTTAAAAACTGTTGCCGACCGGATGTATATCTCGCTTTTGATCCAGAAGGGTACAAAATCCACCCAAGGCTCTTTTCTAGGACGGACAGCGAGATTGGTTCGATATATGATGCTGTGAAGGCAATGTAGTATGATTACTCGAAGGCATGAAGATGATTATGGTAGATATATTAGCATTAGATAGGAGAACGAAGTTGCTTATTGGGTGCTGCATGTTGTTATGTGAACCAATGTTGCGATACATATCATTTACAAGCTTTTGCGGACATCAAAGCGACCTGCAGAATGTTAGTCGACAAGTATTGCCCCTGTCACATTGCAGTGCCTTATCTTTGGCGAAACATGTCAAAATATACCAACAACCAATGGTTAGATGCGTAATTGAGGACGAGTAACGCCATGTCTGTCTCCTCTAAAGGCAATAATTCTTAATGAGTGTTGAAATGTCAGATAAAACCGAGGTGCAAATTAGCTTCTGTTTCAATACCCAATACCTCGCGCATAACCTATACGCCACACGTCGTGTACGTCGCTGTCGTCGTTGGATGATCATTTTCAATTCATTTTTTGCTACGCATCCCCCCAACAGCATCTTCTCTCACGTAGCTACGCTTACTTGGAGAGCGCGGCCTGGAGACCCTCGTAAACGTCAACCTCGATCCTAGCCTCAGCCTTCTCAGATTCAGGAGCGTTTGAGCCGAGGACTCGGTTGGCGTCGGCAAGACCGGACTTGATGCTCTGCACGAAACGAAGAGGGGAACGTCAGTTTCTGACTTTCTAATGGCTTTTGGtagagatgggaagaggcaATAGAAAACGAACCTCGGGAGAGAACTTGTCAAGGGGGTAAGCCTCAACGGCGTTGATGGTAAGAGCGTTGTTGCCGTGGACGGTGGCGAAACCGGCGGAAACTGAGAACAAGGCATTAGCGCGTGATCCAGCACCTCGACTTGGGTCGAAACACGAGAAGATAGGGGGTGTATATAACGCATAAGACGCTTGGGCCACAGCGTTGAGGAATTCCTCTTGTCGCGGTTGCTTCcctctcatctttctctACAACGATTGTAACCATGAAACATTCGATTTCTCCTCCCTTGATGCGCGATAAAGCATAGTACACTGGTGCGAACATTGCGCGTAGTTTAGAGATGTCGGTTGACCCTCCCGTAGCATCTGAAAACTTGTTTGGATCGCTCTACGCCTTGTCCCACAAACCCAAAAATTTATTTGCTGCCaattctctcttccttatACACCCAACCAAAATCTCGCAATCCTTGCAAAACCAACGGCACAACCGCCAAACCCTAAAACTTGCACTCACCAAACCACTTCTTGCCCTGCTGTCCGTTCTCCTCGATAACCTCAATCACACCAGGCCTGAGAGCCTCGACGGAAGGAACGTGGTTGGCGAGGATACCCATGTCACCAGTAGCGGCGGGAATGTTGACTTGAATGAcaccggaagaagagtagaGGGACTATTGATCGGCGGGCAGAAGTACGTGTACATGTACGCGGATATGGCAAATTTGAAGAGTTGAAGTTTTTGCAAAGGACGTATTGATGGATTAATGGGGTAAATCATGTGGAATCGAATGGAGTAGTTTTTTTCGAGAGCGCAGGGAAGGATCGAGATGAAATGGTGGACCGGGAACAGCAACACACCAATGCGACCAACAAAAGACCGACCAAAAGCGACGACGAAGACAAAGAATGGACTCGTGCATCAGCAAACAAACCGACTTTTTCCCGCATACCGACGCACCTGGTGGGGGAGGACCAAACTCAACTGCAACTTGCCGTCGGTGGCAGCCTCAGCGTACCCACGTCGAGCGACTCGGAGGGCGGAAGCCTGTCGGGGGAGGGCACGGAGAGCAGGGGTGAGTCGGGAGGCGAACATTTCTGGAGGGGGGTGCGTCAGAGCAGGCGGGGGCcggggggagggggggcACTCACTTTGTGTTTAGCGTTGTCTGTGGTGTAACGTCTTCTCGCTGCTGAATGGCTACGCAAGAGACCTCATCCGAAAGCCCGCGGAAATACGGCATTATCCCCTGTGGCACCCGACATCTTCTGTTTATGTAATCTGCCCCGTACCTTGTGCCTCCACCACGGCCCTCAACTTTTTGAGACCATTCAAACGGCCATAACTGCACAGAGCTCCTTCTAGCTGCTCATATCAAGCAAAATGGCGAGACAATCAAAGCCATTTACGGCGTCTACTGTTTCACAAGAAAAGCCCAAGAAGCAGgcgatcaagaagaagaggcttgACCCCGCTAACGCATATACCTATCTCCCGTCTCTCCCCAAACGCCACCGTACATCCGCCTTCCAGAACTCGCTCAGTTACGAAGAGCTCGAACAGGCCAAGGAATCATCCAAGGGAAGGCattatgatgatgaaaacgATGAAGAGTCTATGCAGGCGAGGGTGCGAAAAGTTGCGATGATGATTGCTTCTGAAGGGCCTCAAGAAGTGGATAGCGAAGAAAGTGAAGTGGACTCTGACGAAGCTTGGGAGAGTGATGGAAGTGAcgaagagagatggggaGATGTGTTCAAAGAGCtagagaagggaaaggggaagaagaaggcaaaagaCGTGGTTAGAAAAGTCGGTACGACTTTTAAAGATTCAAGGCGCCGGAAAACTGACAGTTGTTACAGCCTACGAAGCCGTTGACTGTCAATCTTGATGAAAGCGATGGTGAGGCCTCCGAAAAAATTGCTAAAAAATCAAACGTTCCTATCTCTCCTGAATcggcagaagaagacgaggaggatgatgatgatgatgatgatggtgacgatgacgatgacgatgacgacgaggatgacgaggaaggagatgaggatgaggacgaagacgaagaagaggaagaggattctgcagatgaagacgaagacgaaTTGTTGGAGCTTTcagctgaagaggaagacccCGACACGCTTGCCGACCTTGACGCTTTTGTCGACCAGCTCGCCGCGTCCGACAAGAAACGCAAAGCTACAGAGGCAGACACCGACTCTTCAGCTgagcaaaagaagagacgggTTTTGCCTGTCAAATTTAGACAAGAGATCAAGGACAATGCAGCTTTGAAGAGCAGTAAGTTTGCCAAGTAATCCCGATCTGTTTGCATAGAATGCTAAAACCATGCCATTAGACCAAAAATTGGACAtctcctctctcatctcATCCCACCCCTCTCTCGCTTCCGCCTCTGCGCTTATCAAACCCTCCAAACCATCCACTACCAAGTCAATCCTCAAGGGCGGTGTTCTTGCTGCCCCTCTCCCTACCGTCCAACAAGAGCGACTTGACCGCGAGGCCGCTTACGCCCAAACCAAAATTGAAGGTCAAAAATGGTCTACCTTGATGAAACGAGTCAAAGAGGCCGAACACTTGTCTTTCCCACTCCAAGCCAAGGATCGCGGTGGCGTCAAATCCTCCAACGAGATCCTTGCCGGGTTCAAGCCCCAAAATGAAATGGAATCGGCCGTCGACGCTCTCCTTAAAAAGGCTAACCTGACAGAGGACGAGCTCACAAAGCATGAAGACCTTCAAATGGAAGCTCGTGAAatgacagaagaagaaattaAAGCTCGTCGAGCTGAACTGCGATACCAACGTGAACTTCTTTTCCGCGCTGAAGCCAAAGCTAAGCGCGTGGCCAAGATCAAGTCCAAGACATTTAGGAAACTTGCGAGGAAGCGAGCTGCAAAGGAGAACCCCGAGATGGCGTTGGAGGATCTCGAGAGGCTCGATCCCGAGGCGGCGGAGAtcgagagagaaaagattGAGCGTGAGCGAGCAAGAGAGCGAGCGACCTTGAGACATGGCGCGAAGAACAGATGGGCGAGAGGAGTCGGTGGtgaagctgatgatgacgagagGATGGCAAAGGAAGCAATGTTGGATATGAAGGAGAAACTGTTGAAAAAGATTCAGGGTAAGGATGA
Proteins encoded:
- a CDS encoding F-type H -transporting ATPase subunit delta, encoding MFASRLTPALRALPRQASALRVARRGYAEAATDGKLQLSLVLPHQSLYSSSGVIQVNIPAATGDMGILANHVPSVEALRPGVIEVIEENGQQGKKWFVSAGFATVHGNNALTINAVEAYPLDKFSPESIKSGLADANRVLGSNAPESEKAEARIEVDVYEGLQAALSK
- a CDS encoding U3 small nucleolar RNA-associated protein 14 yields the protein MARQSKPFTASTVSQEKPKKQAIKKKRLDPANAYTYLPSLPKRHRTSAFQNSLSYEELEQAKESSKGRHYDDENDEESMQARVRKVAMMIASEGPQEVDSEESEVDSDEAWESDGSDEERWGDVFKELEKGKGKKKAKDVVRKPTKPLTVNLDESDGEASEKIAKKSNVPISPESAEEDEEDDDDDDDGDDDDDDDDEDDEEGDEDEDEDEEEEEDSADEDEDELLELSAEEEDPDTLADLDAFVDQLAASDKKRKATEADTDSSAEQKKRRVLPVKFRQEIKDNAALKSNQKLDISSLISSHPSLASASALIKPSKPSTTKSILKGGVLAAPLPTVQQERLDREAAYAQTKIEGQKWSTLMKRVKEAEHLSFPLQAKDRGGVKSSNEILAGFKPQNEMESAVDALLKKANLTEDELTKHEDLQMEAREMTEEEIKARRAELRYQRELLFRAEAKAKRVAKIKSKTFRKLARKRAAKENPEMALEDLERLDPEAAEIEREKIERERARERATLRHGAKNRWARGVGGEADDDERMAKEAMLDMKEKLLKKIQGKDEGSSSEEESEGEEEDEETVKAKAFDQLAQLNSDSGAASQAQGKKGLMQMKFMQKAQERRMKEVAEQEKDARMQIELFGEDGEREEESGSESDEEPAVVNVGGNEGRLKFSGPIPSTGASESPALPTPSVQDPIPSSKPKSIFARAPSPPPVDSNPWLTSTNSSGPSRKRHAQLGSQLNDETKAVKAIKKASKRREDEEEDERVDIDVEAPIATKSANISNEKSKTKSKTPVAAVAAAQADEQEEDGEIADLLPANGVKAFKQRDLVAEAFAGDNVVEDFASEKARQIEADAPKVEDTSLPGWGSWGGKGAKKRKTNPKFLVKTAGIEPTARKDFAHSNVIITEKKDRKASQFQLKDLPYPYTSKEQYEKSFEVPVGSEWNSRSGFQRGTLPRVVKKPGAIIEPVRRLF